Proteins from one Pyrobaculum neutrophilum V24Sta genomic window:
- a CDS encoding cation diffusion facilitator family transporter: protein MNPSVRLWLASLYLFVMGTISLAYTMVELLLGVMYGSLLVTSDAFHGFMDSAIAYVSGFGLYYASRRGRSFPWEIYRLESLLTLLSAFAVLGFYTYLLATSVRLSGEPTPLWMTTLLLAGGGLTYLMYLWERHNYNTLRLEIIKADALHAKIDTALSAASAAAVVVSNLLHLTVAEVAAVFVIYGYVLYELVKLSKEAMYGILGALYKDPDLEEKIKEGLAELGRPVIVKIRRAGSFLVVYALVAVSPDMTVGRLHALRTRAIRAISKMHPLIVHVDIKIVPKYKRGREGRHA, encoded by the coding sequence GTGAACCCCTCTGTCAGACTGTGGCTCGCCTCGCTTTACCTCTTCGTCATGGGCACAATCTCGCTTGCCTACACCATGGTGGAGCTCCTGCTGGGGGTTATGTACGGTAGCCTACTGGTCACCAGCGACGCCTTCCACGGGTTTATGGATTCCGCCATCGCCTACGTCTCTGGGTTCGGCCTCTACTACGCCTCTAGAAGGGGGCGGTCATTCCCCTGGGAGATCTACCGACTCGAGAGCTTGCTCACGTTGCTCTCGGCGTTCGCGGTGCTGGGCTTCTACACGTACCTCCTCGCCACGTCGGTGAGATTAAGCGGCGAGCCCACGCCGCTCTGGATGACCACGCTCCTCCTCGCGGGGGGAGGGCTCACCTACCTCATGTATCTCTGGGAGAGACACAACTACAACACGCTCAGGCTGGAGATCATCAAGGCCGACGCGCTCCACGCAAAGATAGACACAGCCCTCTCAGCCGCCTCCGCAGCCGCCGTAGTGGTGAGCAACCTCCTCCACCTCACCGTGGCGGAGGTCGCCGCAGTGTTTGTGATATACGGCTACGTCCTCTACGAGCTGGTAAAGCTGTCCAAGGAGGCCATGTACGGTATACTCGGCGCGTTGTATAAAGACCCAGACCTCGAGGAGAAAATCAAGGAGGGGCTTGCGGAGCTGGGCAGACCCGTCATCGTTAAAATAAGGAGGGCGGGTAGCTTCCTCGTCGTATATGCGCTAGTCGCCGTAAGCCCAGACATGACGGTGGGCAGGCTACACGCTCTGAGAACAAGAGCTATTAGGGCGATATCGAAGATGCATCCGCTGATTGTCCACGTCGATATCAAGATAGTGCCTAAATATAAACGTGGACGAGAGGGGAGACATGCTTAA
- the glyS gene encoding glycine--tRNA ligase, with translation MSRAEVLEEIVKKRLLYWPSSEIYGGVGGFYDYGPLGVQIRRNIVEKWRRVFVLPYQETIVEVETPVVMPEPVFKASGHLDHFTDYIVACTKCGRKYRADHLVEEELAKKGVKISTEGLSAADLQRLIGEYKIVCPACGGPLGGVETFNLLFKTTIGPYSESAGYLRPETAQGIFVAFPRLAEYVGRRHPFGVAQIGRVARNEISPRGGLIRLREFTQMEIELFFDPQNPSCPYLPEVENTEVPIVPEEYVAKGKTDPLYLTAKQIVERGYANEWMAFFMALATRFLRELGVPVERQKFLGKLPHERAHYSAKSYDQMVLTERFGWVEVSGHAYRTDYDLSGHSRYSGREMYLERRLPVPKEVEVARLYPNPAAIRERYGDKIGEVIKAIKEHEGALLEAFKAGKEEAVAGPFVVTRDMVYIKTERRKTDLEKFIPHVVEPSFGLDRIFYVVLEHAVTEEDGRRYLRLPPDVAPVAACILPIVKKSEYVEIGKRLARRLAQEGFYVLYEDDGTIGSRYALCDEIGTPLAVTIDEKTPAEGTVTVRDRDTRRQVRVKTEQVQAFVALVTRGTPFQEAAEALEAR, from the coding sequence GTGAGCCGCGCGGAGGTGCTTGAGGAGATCGTGAAAAAGAGGTTGCTGTACTGGCCCTCGTCGGAGATATACGGCGGCGTGGGGGGGTTCTACGACTACGGCCCCCTCGGCGTTCAGATAAGGCGCAACATAGTGGAGAAGTGGAGGAGGGTCTTCGTCCTGCCGTATCAAGAGACGATTGTGGAGGTGGAGACGCCGGTGGTGATGCCGGAGCCCGTCTTCAAGGCCTCCGGCCACCTAGACCACTTCACAGACTACATAGTGGCGTGTACAAAATGCGGTAGGAAATACAGAGCTGATCACCTTGTGGAGGAGGAGCTGGCGAAGAAGGGGGTTAAGATATCGACGGAGGGTCTATCCGCGGCGGATCTACAGCGGCTGATTGGGGAGTACAAGATAGTGTGTCCAGCTTGCGGAGGGCCGCTGGGGGGCGTGGAAACCTTCAACCTCCTCTTCAAGACCACCATAGGCCCCTACAGCGAAAGCGCCGGCTATCTCAGGCCCGAGACAGCCCAGGGGATCTTTGTCGCGTTTCCGCGCCTCGCCGAATACGTGGGCCGGAGGCACCCCTTCGGCGTTGCCCAGATAGGCAGAGTCGCGAGAAACGAGATATCGCCGAGAGGGGGCTTGATAAGGCTGAGGGAGTTCACCCAGATGGAGATCGAGCTGTTTTTCGACCCGCAGAACCCCAGCTGTCCATATCTGCCTGAGGTTGAAAACACCGAGGTCCCCATAGTGCCCGAGGAGTATGTAGCCAAGGGCAAGACCGACCCCCTCTACCTAACGGCGAAGCAGATCGTGGAGCGGGGGTACGCAAACGAGTGGATGGCCTTCTTCATGGCCTTGGCCACGAGGTTCCTGAGGGAGCTGGGGGTCCCCGTCGAGAGGCAGAAGTTCCTCGGCAAGCTACCCCACGAGAGAGCCCACTACTCCGCCAAGTCGTACGACCAGATGGTGCTCACGGAGAGGTTCGGCTGGGTGGAGGTGTCCGGCCACGCATACAGGACAGACTACGATCTGTCTGGACACAGCAGATACAGCGGGCGGGAGATGTACCTCGAGAGGCGTCTGCCTGTCCCGAAGGAGGTGGAGGTGGCCAGACTATACCCCAACCCAGCCGCGATAAGGGAGAGATATGGGGATAAGATAGGCGAGGTGATCAAGGCGATAAAGGAGCACGAAGGCGCGCTTCTGGAGGCCTTCAAGGCGGGCAAGGAGGAGGCCGTAGCGGGGCCCTTCGTGGTGACGCGCGACATGGTGTACATAAAGACGGAAAGGAGGAAGACAGACCTGGAGAAGTTCATCCCACACGTCGTAGAGCCGTCCTTCGGCCTTGACAGGATCTTCTACGTCGTATTGGAACACGCGGTTACGGAGGAGGACGGGAGGAGATACCTAAGGCTACCGCCCGACGTCGCGCCGGTGGCGGCGTGTATCCTGCCGATTGTGAAAAAGAGCGAATACGTGGAAATCGGCAAGAGGCTCGCCCGTAGATTAGCTCAGGAGGGCTTCTACGTGCTCTACGAAGACGACGGCACAATAGGTAGCAGATATGCCCTATGCGACGAGATAGGCACGCCTCTCGCGGTAACCATAGACGAGAAGACGCCCGCCGAGGGCACGGTCACCGTGAGAGACCGGGACACCAGGAGACAGGTGAGGGTTAAGACGGAGCAGGTGCAGGCCTTCGTAGCGTTGGTGACGAGGGGAACCCCGTTTCAGGAGGCGGCTGAGGCGTTGGAAGCTCGATAA
- the endA gene encoding tRNA-intron lyase gives MSGVLRGLAVVVQDVELARALYREGFYGRFLGYDKVKRDEVDKVSAPLILALYEALYLAERGRIKVVAEDGAEIPPEKLAELGRGMIRNFDDVYKIYKYFRDLGYVVKSGLKFGALFSVYEKGPGIDHAPMVVVFLEPDRGISATDITRGGRLGHSVKKTFTLATVLRQTGEVVLLGFSWAKL, from the coding sequence ATGAGCGGAGTTTTAAGAGGGCTCGCCGTAGTTGTCCAAGACGTAGAACTCGCCAGGGCGTTATACAGGGAGGGCTTCTACGGCAGATTCCTCGGCTACGACAAAGTTAAGCGAGACGAGGTGGACAAGGTATCTGCCCCGCTAATCCTAGCCCTATACGAGGCGCTCTACCTAGCCGAGAGGGGGAGGATCAAGGTTGTGGCTGAAGACGGAGCCGAGATCCCTCCGGAGAAGCTCGCGGAGCTTGGGAGAGGGATGATCAGAAACTTCGACGACGTATACAAGATATACAAGTACTTCCGGGACCTCGGCTACGTCGTAAAAAGCGGGCTTAAATTCGGCGCGTTGTTCTCGGTCTACGAAAAGGGCCCCGGCATAGACCACGCGCCGATGGTGGTGGTTTTTCTAGAGCCAGACAGGGGGATCTCGGCCACGGATATAACGCGTGGCGGCAGACTGGGCCACAGCGTGAAAAAGACCTTTACCCTGGCGACTGTGCTCCGACAGACCGGAGAGGTGGTACTCCTCGGCTTTTCCTGGGCTAAGCTTTAA
- a CDS encoding Hsp20/alpha crystallin family protein, which translates to MEPIRKIEEGLKELYDNNAGKVERQPDVDIYDVGDNIVIYIDMPGMRKENIKVRVYDRAVEVTAAPVQPEGGGKPLRRERISNFPVSRKVEVPYRLRVDSARAIYRDGVLQIVVAKAGEYGVAELKID; encoded by the coding sequence ATGGAGCCCATAAGGAAGATTGAGGAGGGGCTTAAGGAGCTGTACGACAACAACGCCGGGAAGGTTGAAAGACAGCCCGACGTAGACATATACGACGTCGGCGACAACATAGTCATCTACATAGATATGCCGGGGATGAGGAAGGAAAACATCAAGGTCAGGGTGTACGACCGAGCTGTGGAGGTGACGGCCGCGCCGGTGCAGCCTGAGGGAGGGGGGAAACCGCTGAGGAGGGAGAGGATAAGCAACTTCCCCGTGTCTAGGAAGGTCGAGGTGCCCTACAGGCTGAGGGTAGACAGCGCCAGGGCAATCTATAGAGACGGGGTGCTACAGATAGTTGTGGCAAAAGCGGGGGAGTACGGGGTAGCCGAGCTAAAAATAGATTGA
- a CDS encoding nitroreductase family protein — protein sequence MDCLEAVQRRRSIRKFKRVAMPEDDVKRIMEAGRLAPTDATLHLWTAVRVADSAVRSEVAKLIGQSHVEEASEFFVFLADLYRLRELLRYRDVQMAERKLALFIFAAVDAAIAAENMALAATALGYGTCFIGAVQNAPREIARMLELPDLTYPLFGLAIGVPDEDPEPRPRLPLELLFHRDRYRRYGEADLEDAYKAMARVTRSGDWLKVLSKYGGVGGYFDLRSAELERLLREFGIL from the coding sequence ATGGACTGTCTCGAGGCGGTTCAGAGGAGGAGATCCATAAGGAAGTTCAAGAGGGTTGCGATGCCTGAGGATGACGTCAAGAGGATCATGGAGGCGGGCCGTCTGGCGCCAACAGACGCCACCCTGCACCTATGGACGGCGGTTAGGGTTGCCGACTCGGCCGTGCGGTCTGAGGTGGCGAAGCTCATAGGGCAGAGCCACGTGGAGGAGGCCTCAGAGTTCTTTGTATTTCTCGCGGACTTGTACAGGCTTAGGGAGCTTCTGAGATATCGGGATGTCCAGATGGCGGAGCGTAAGCTTGCGCTTTTTATCTTCGCGGCCGTAGACGCCGCCATCGCGGCCGAAAACATGGCTTTGGCGGCGACTGCCCTTGGGTACGGCACGTGTTTCATAGGGGCTGTCCAAAACGCGCCTCGCGAAATCGCTAGGATGCTTGAGCTACCCGACCTCACATATCCCCTCTTCGGCTTGGCCATAGGCGTACCCGATGAGGACCCGGAGCCGCGGCCCCGGCTTCCCCTGGAGCTGTTGTTCCACAGGGATAGATACAGGAGGTATGGGGAGGCGGATCTAGAGGATGCGTATAAGGCCATGGCTAGGGTCACTAGGTCGGGCGACTGGCTTAAGGTGCTGTCTAAATATGGAGGCGTGGGTGGCTACTTCGACCTCCGCTCCGCCGAGCTGGAGAGACTCCTTAGGGAGTTCGGCATCCTCTAA
- a CDS encoding arcadin 1, with product MATIRGVVVSKQLVYDPTGAKYIKIDVVEERELPGPVAAFSAQDEQTAQLMREVMPLVTQIVRSLPFGGGKIAVPRLTLWLTDEEVEVFGDIDVGDVVLISVEKGEIRVRPEG from the coding sequence ATGGCCACCATAAGAGGCGTGGTTGTCTCTAAGCAGCTGGTGTACGACCCCACGGGGGCTAAGTACATAAAGATAGACGTGGTGGAAGAGAGGGAGTTGCCTGGTCCAGTTGCGGCTTTTTCGGCGCAGGATGAACAGACGGCGCAGCTGATGAGGGAGGTAATGCCGCTTGTGACCCAGATCGTCCGCTCGCTTCCGTTCGGCGGAGGTAAAATCGCGGTTCCCAGGCTCACCCTCTGGCTTACGGACGAGGAGGTGGAGGTGTTCGGCGATATCGACGTCGGCGATGTGGTTTTGATCAGCGTGGAAAAGGGCGAGATCAGGGTGAGGCCGGAAGGTTAA
- a CDS encoding actin/actin family protein — translation MISDAYRLKYTFGVDYGTSHVKFGPISLNEPRVAQTRGLFLRDLPESVKMRIPPEVLSRGLVVGDEEVRKYLSSVRDVQRNLKYPLRDGIARRDDEDAWRVLKELARYTLAQFPASDPEFRGWLISVALSALAPDYMYKSFFDIYAELASEFKIHAVTILPQPLAVAIAENAVNCIIVEGGHGNIQIAPISFALIREGLVALNRGGAEANAITREILKDIGYSDIAREEYAVEMVKRAVGLVPRNLREAIRTAKSNPERFVTKVRLSPVVEVEFPKEYAWTRFLIGEIVFDPNHEEIKSYIEQSRLHIENAVIGDVTLYGEMDVATAIVTSLRNVSVEIQDRVASQVILSGGAFSWRVPPGLEDVAVDSVARVKIALEEKNPVLASKVNVRLVSEPQYSVWRGAVIYGYALPLSLEWSDSTKEGWYFIK, via the coding sequence GTGATATCCGACGCCTATAGGCTCAAGTACACCTTCGGCGTAGACTACGGGACCAGCCACGTAAAGTTCGGCCCCATCTCGCTCAACGAGCCTAGAGTCGCCCAGACCAGGGGCCTCTTCCTCAGGGATCTCCCCGAGTCCGTCAAGATGAGGATCCCGCCGGAGGTGCTGTCTAGGGGTCTCGTGGTGGGGGACGAAGAGGTGCGCAAGTATCTGTCCAGCGTTAGGGATGTCCAACGCAACCTGAAGTATCCTCTGAGAGACGGAATCGCGAGGAGAGACGACGAGGATGCGTGGAGGGTTCTGAAAGAGCTCGCCAGATACACGCTGGCTCAGTTCCCGGCGTCCGACCCCGAGTTCAGGGGGTGGCTCATCTCCGTGGCGCTTTCCGCGCTCGCGCCGGACTACATGTACAAGTCCTTCTTCGACATATATGCCGAGCTCGCCAGCGAGTTCAAGATACATGCCGTGACGATACTGCCTCAGCCGCTGGCTGTCGCCATCGCGGAAAACGCGGTCAACTGCATCATAGTGGAGGGGGGCCACGGCAATATACAGATAGCGCCGATTAGCTTCGCCCTCATCAGGGAGGGGCTGGTGGCGTTGAACAGAGGCGGGGCGGAGGCCAACGCGATCACTAGGGAGATCTTGAAGGACATAGGCTACAGCGATATAGCCAGGGAGGAGTACGCCGTTGAGATGGTGAAGAGGGCTGTAGGCCTCGTCCCCAGAAACCTCAGGGAGGCTATAAGGACCGCCAAGTCCAACCCGGAGAGGTTTGTCACAAAGGTTAGGCTTTCGCCGGTGGTCGAGGTGGAGTTCCCAAAGGAGTACGCCTGGACTAGGTTCCTAATCGGCGAGATCGTCTTCGACCCCAACCACGAGGAGATAAAGAGCTACATAGAGCAGTCGCGTCTCCACATAGAAAACGCCGTTATAGGCGACGTGACCCTCTACGGCGAGATGGACGTGGCGACCGCGATTGTTACATCGCTTAGAAACGTGTCTGTTGAGATACAGGACAGAGTCGCCTCCCAGGTGATCCTAAGCGGGGGGGCCTTCAGCTGGCGCGTCCCCCCCGGCCTAGAGGACGTGGCTGTAGACAGCGTAGCCAGGGTGAAGATAGCGCTGGAGGAGAAAAACCCGGTGTTGGCCTCAAAGGTCAACGTCCGCCTCGTCTCTGAGCCGCAGTACTCCGTGTGGAGGGGGGCGGTGATCTACGGCTACGCCCTGCCCCTCTCGCTGGAGTGGTCGGACTCCACCAAGGAGGGGTGGTACTTCATCAAGTAG
- a CDS encoding AAA family ATPase: protein MWRIERIELENFRSYKGRHELRIGDAAVFWGRIGAGKTSILYAIEYALFGRQLEVKERVARLVDLINADAQEARVALELRKGGELLRVERRLGRRGGERVVLHYGGVEHRGDQAEEKLAELLGADEDVYERLVYISHRTLEGFIYGTTQKRALSVDRLFGIDVVDGVIKAVSTYEKALLNVAEDLRKRLASYEKYREVIKRYGGYRGVEARLGAVEQELEALKKREEALSAEAADLAKRRTAYLEKIRENEGLLLEYYRAKSELEVLESDAGGDVDVSAVEKIREALREALEEYEHLLGRELAERLEKAADLESLSTAMSEAYEALLKLAGELEAQISETKKTYEQLLARAKRLDEEVRDAEAKLKRLEKSYNRFKELQRSFQSLDAARAALAEVRKRLDEVERSVAFHSALRTVALYTAETGAERCPLCGSPIDRRAALRVADEVEGKFGELIREAEALREKVRELEKAVDEMDALSGEVAEYLATKAKAQELALEREEVVKRVLQAEKSVKQLEKKAERLRALLARIDKRIIAEAVAKYGRALRARELRRRVKELEEALAKAGVGGETLDVEMRWREVVADLEKTSSRMAELHREKTSLEEVVREVGGDAESLKKKLDSALYAYGRLQELKAKLELAKVNARARLLEVARSKFNEVFLSLYKYGDLVGVNADLEQRRGYYEFYAVTPTGERYGISKLSDGQRLSIALALALALRDVSNIHIGFVIFDEPIPYVDVNIRKAFVDLVHALSNKYQIIVATQSREFADLIKNALNAKLYSVAKRESSEVREERDQS, encoded by the coding sequence ATGTGGAGGATAGAGAGGATTGAGTTGGAGAACTTCAGATCCTACAAAGGCAGACATGAGCTACGCATAGGCGACGCCGCGGTCTTCTGGGGCAGAATAGGCGCTGGCAAGACATCGATACTGTACGCAATAGAGTACGCTTTGTTTGGTAGACAGCTTGAGGTGAAGGAAAGAGTTGCGAGGCTTGTCGATCTAATCAACGCAGATGCGCAAGAGGCTAGGGTGGCGCTGGAGTTGCGGAAAGGCGGCGAGTTGCTGCGCGTTGAGCGAAGGCTGGGGAGGAGAGGCGGCGAGAGGGTTGTCCTGCACTACGGCGGCGTAGAACACCGGGGGGATCAAGCCGAGGAGAAGCTGGCGGAGCTCCTGGGGGCTGACGAAGACGTCTACGAGCGCCTAGTCTACATATCGCATAGGACGCTTGAGGGCTTCATATACGGCACAACGCAGAAGAGGGCTCTCTCGGTGGACCGTCTCTTCGGTATAGACGTCGTAGACGGCGTGATCAAGGCCGTGTCTACATATGAGAAAGCCCTGCTCAACGTTGCGGAGGATCTCAGGAAGAGGCTTGCGTCGTATGAGAAATACAGGGAGGTCATCAAGCGGTATGGGGGCTACAGAGGCGTAGAGGCTAGGCTGGGGGCTGTTGAGCAAGAGCTTGAGGCGTTGAAGAAGAGGGAGGAGGCGCTTTCGGCCGAGGCCGCTGACCTCGCGAAGAGGAGGACCGCCTACCTGGAGAAGATCAGAGAAAACGAGGGCCTTCTCCTGGAGTACTACAGAGCGAAGTCGGAGCTTGAGGTCTTGGAGTCAGATGCCGGCGGAGATGTCGACGTATCTGCGGTGGAGAAGATAAGGGAGGCGCTTCGGGAGGCACTAGAGGAATACGAACATCTGTTGGGCCGCGAGCTTGCCGAGAGGCTGGAAAAGGCGGCAGATTTAGAATCTCTATCCACGGCCATGTCCGAGGCCTACGAGGCGCTCCTCAAGCTGGCGGGCGAGTTGGAGGCGCAGATCTCGGAGACTAAGAAGACGTATGAACAATTGCTGGCTAGGGCGAAGCGGCTTGACGAAGAGGTGCGGGACGCCGAGGCTAAGCTCAAGAGGTTGGAGAAGTCGTACAACCGCTTTAAGGAGCTTCAGCGGTCTTTCCAGTCTCTAGACGCCGCAAGAGCGGCCCTCGCTGAGGTGAGGAAGCGGCTTGACGAAGTGGAGAGATCCGTGGCGTTTCACTCGGCGTTGAGAACAGTGGCTTTGTACACGGCGGAGACTGGGGCTGAGCGGTGTCCGCTGTGTGGCTCGCCGATAGATCGCAGAGCCGCGCTACGGGTTGCTGATGAGGTAGAGGGGAAATTCGGCGAGCTTATCCGGGAGGCGGAGGCCCTCAGGGAAAAGGTAAGAGAGCTTGAGAAGGCCGTAGATGAGATGGACGCGTTAAGCGGCGAAGTCGCGGAGTACCTAGCCACGAAGGCAAAAGCGCAGGAGCTCGCGCTTGAGAGGGAGGAGGTGGTCAAGAGGGTTCTCCAGGCGGAGAAGTCTGTGAAACAGCTGGAGAAGAAGGCAGAGAGGCTCCGGGCCCTCCTCGCGAGGATAGATAAGCGCATTATAGCAGAGGCCGTGGCTAAATACGGAAGAGCGCTGAGGGCTAGGGAGCTCCGCCGTAGAGTTAAAGAGCTGGAGGAGGCGTTGGCAAAGGCGGGGGTGGGGGGCGAAACTCTCGACGTGGAAATGCGGTGGAGAGAGGTTGTGGCCGACTTAGAAAAAACGTCGAGCCGCATGGCGGAGCTTCACAGGGAGAAGACGAGCCTGGAGGAGGTGGTGAGGGAGGTAGGCGGCGACGCCGAATCGCTGAAGAAGAAGCTGGACTCCGCCCTATACGCCTACGGCAGACTCCAGGAGCTGAAGGCCAAGCTGGAGCTGGCTAAGGTAAACGCCAGGGCTAGGTTGCTGGAGGTGGCAAGATCGAAGTTCAACGAGGTTTTTCTCTCGCTCTACAAATACGGAGATTTAGTCGGCGTCAACGCCGACTTAGAACAGCGCAGGGGGTACTACGAGTTCTACGCGGTGACGCCCACGGGGGAGCGATACGGCATTTCAAAACTGAGCGACGGGCAGAGGCTCTCCATCGCCCTCGCCCTAGCCCTGGCCCTCCGTGATGTCTCGAACATCCACATAGGCTTTGTGATCTTCGACGAGCCGATACCATACGTAGACGTCAACATAAGGAAGGCCTTCGTAGATCTGGTACACGCTCTATCAAACAAGTACCAGATAATCGTCGCGACGCAATCCAGGGAGTTCGCAGATCTAATAAAAAACGCGCTAAACGCCAAGCTCTACTCGGTGGCGAAGAGGGAGAGCTCCGAGGTGAGGGAAGAGAGAGATCAGAGCTAA
- a CDS encoding TrmB family transcriptional regulator has product MEGLERVMALLGVGKREVQIYITLVERGALTAREISDALGIPYTKVYQHLNRLEKAGAVNQERGSRPAKFKAVPPSEVYRRLVNTASDVLKTLKPTFDTLQMLYESRYREVAPTFLTLIRGQDRVVDLIQEVVTAAEAEAYLAIPFPEVATYRLLATLTEESRRISIKVLTTEALRQRFDLPPRVEVRTTQEMFGGGAIGGAVVIFVKYGGDISGIYSNERFIAEIARTYFNHLWQRAR; this is encoded by the coding sequence GTGGAGGGGCTGGAGAGGGTTATGGCCTTGTTGGGGGTGGGGAAGAGGGAGGTGCAGATATACATAACGCTGGTGGAGCGGGGGGCTCTGACGGCAAGGGAGATCTCAGACGCCCTGGGGATCCCATATACAAAAGTCTACCAACACCTCAACAGGCTTGAGAAGGCGGGGGCGGTCAACCAGGAGAGGGGGTCTAGGCCAGCTAAGTTTAAGGCTGTCCCGCCCTCGGAGGTCTACAGGAGGTTGGTTAACACGGCCTCCGACGTGTTGAAGACGCTTAAGCCCACGTTCGACACCTTGCAGATGCTGTACGAAAGCCGCTACAGAGAGGTGGCGCCGACGTTTCTCACGCTTATTCGAGGCCAAGATCGAGTAGTGGATCTCATACAGGAGGTGGTCACCGCCGCCGAGGCTGAGGCCTATCTCGCGATACCCTTTCCAGAGGTCGCCACATATAGGCTGTTGGCCACGCTGACTGAGGAGTCCAGGCGCATATCCATAAAGGTGTTGACCACTGAGGCGCTTAGGCAGAGGTTTGACCTCCCCCCGCGGGTGGAGGTTAGGACAACCCAGGAGATGTTCGGCGGAGGCGCCATCGGAGGCGCCGTTGTTATATTTGTAAAATACGGCGGAGACATCTCCGGCATTTACTCAAACGAGAGATTTATTGCGGAGATAGCCCGTACATACTTCAACCACCTCTGGCAGAGGGCAAGGTAG
- the tes gene encoding tetraether lipid synthase Tes, whose translation MTTQVLVESPRRLVDLSKYSLPERYRSTLTNEKWQQTLKRQFGLPEHARVVKATLSLCPVCNRRIPAAVYEENGAIWMKKRCPEHGVFEDLYWGDAEMYYYFLQWDRPEYIAKGLANPYTDLEFYKDMGSCPEGCGLCPVHKSNTVLAIVDVTNRCNMACPVCFANAGAAGYVYEPTIEQIEYMLRTLRAQKPWAPNAVQLSGGEPTLRDDLPEIIRMAKKLGFTHIEVNTNGIRLANDIEYYKALLDAGLSTLYLQFDTIDEKNEGVWRHRMYHPKAYKIIKERVIENARKLGHRSIVLVVTLARNYNDKDLGKIVDFAIQNRDVVRWINIQPVSFAGRAKLYSKEELRKFRITIPDTIIEIEKQTGGAISRWDWRPTNWPVAVAKMVEALTDSPKPLFSMNPMCGAATFIYYDEDEKRIYPITKLVDVDAFEKGAWDVYYTAAKGGVYKHAAKVKALKLLKAVKHKRVRDLIYDFLVKKDYDSLGRFFFNVVGIGIMHFMDTMNYDIERVQRCDIHYATPDGRVFPFCTYNVVGHREKVESSFKIDAKTWTKVTGLSLTGWNRQRFAELKA comes from the coding sequence ATGACAACTCAGGTGTTGGTCGAGAGCCCGAGGAGGCTCGTGGATCTGTCGAAATACAGCCTCCCCGAGAGGTACAGATCCACGCTCACGAACGAAAAGTGGCAACAGACGCTGAAGAGGCAGTTCGGACTACCTGAGCACGCCAGGGTTGTCAAAGCCACGCTCTCTCTATGTCCCGTGTGTAACCGCAGGATACCGGCGGCGGTGTATGAGGAAAACGGCGCCATCTGGATGAAGAAGAGGTGCCCAGAACACGGCGTTTTCGAAGACCTCTACTGGGGCGACGCGGAGATGTACTACTACTTCCTTCAGTGGGATAGGCCCGAATATATTGCGAAGGGCCTCGCCAACCCCTACACCGACCTTGAGTTCTACAAGGACATGGGCTCCTGTCCAGAGGGTTGCGGGCTCTGTCCAGTCCACAAGTCCAACACGGTCTTGGCTATAGTAGACGTCACAAACAGATGCAACATGGCGTGTCCCGTCTGCTTCGCCAACGCCGGCGCCGCGGGCTACGTCTATGAGCCCACCATAGAACAGATAGAGTACATGCTGAGGACTCTGAGGGCCCAGAAGCCCTGGGCTCCAAACGCCGTACAGCTCTCCGGAGGCGAGCCGACCCTTAGAGACGATCTGCCAGAGATCATAAGAATGGCGAAGAAGCTAGGCTTTACGCACATAGAGGTGAACACCAACGGCATTAGGCTAGCCAACGACATAGAGTACTACAAGGCGCTACTTGACGCTGGGCTCTCTACCTTGTATCTCCAGTTTGATACAATTGACGAGAAGAACGAAGGCGTGTGGAGACACAGGATGTATCACCCCAAGGCCTACAAAATCATCAAGGAGCGTGTTATCGAGAATGCGAGGAAGCTGGGCCACCGCTCTATTGTGCTAGTTGTAACCCTGGCGAGAAACTATAACGACAAGGACCTTGGGAAAATCGTAGACTTCGCTATACAGAACAGAGACGTCGTTAGATGGATTAATATCCAGCCTGTTAGCTTTGCCGGGCGCGCCAAGCTTTACAGCAAGGAGGAGCTTAGGAAGTTCCGCATCACTATACCGGATACCATCATAGAGATAGAGAAGCAGACGGGCGGGGCGATAAGCAGGTGGGACTGGAGGCCCACCAACTGGCCAGTCGCCGTGGCCAAGATGGTGGAGGCGCTGACAGACTCTCCAAAGCCGCTGTTCTCCATGAACCCCATGTGCGGCGCCGCCACCTTCATATACTACGACGAAGACGAGAAGCGCATATACCCAATCACCAAGCTAGTAGACGTAGACGCCTTCGAGAAAGGGGCGTGGGATGTCTACTACACGGCGGCGAAGGGCGGCGTGTACAAACACGCGGCCAAGGTTAAAGCTCTGAAGCTTCTGAAGGCCGTGAAGCACAAAAGGGTGAGGGATTTGATATACGACTTCCTGGTCAAGAAGGACTACGACTCGCTAGGCCGCTTCTTCTTCAACGTGGTGGGGATAGGCATCATGCACTTCATGGACACCATGAACTACGACATAGAGCGCGTCCAGCGTTGCGATATTCACTACGCGACGCCCGACGGCCGCGTCTTCCCGTTCTGTACCTACAACGTAGTAGGCCACCGCGAGAAGGTAGAAAGCTCGTTCAAGATAGACGCGAAGACCTGGACGAAGGTCACGGGGCTATCCCTAACCGGCTGGAATAGGCAACGCTTTGCGGAACTAAAGGCGTAA